One region of Gossypium raimondii isolate GPD5lz chromosome 6, ASM2569854v1, whole genome shotgun sequence genomic DNA includes:
- the LOC105774018 gene encoding hydroxyproline O-galactosyltransferase HPGT3 has translation MEGLPTTTKGDKRWRSKNLQTSKPSLLMAFFSCIAWLYVAGRLWQDAENRTLLANLLKKNMEQRPKVLTVEDKLMVLGCKDLEKRIVEAEMDLTLAKNQGYLKNQLRQSESFSEKKLLAVIGVYTGFGSYLKRQTSRGSWMPRGDALKKLEERGVVVRFVIGRSANRGDSLDRHIDEENHRTKDFFILEGHEEAQEELPKKVKFFFSTAVQNWDAEFYVKVNDNIDIDLEGLIGLLEHRRGQDSAYVGCMKSGEVVSEEGKDWHEPDWWKFGDEKSYFQHASGSLFILSKNLAQYINVNSASLKTYAYDDTSVGSWMMGVKATYIDDNRLCCGSIRQDKVCSLA, from the exons ATGGAGGGTTTACCTACAACCACTAAAGGAGATAAACGATGGAGATCGAAGAATCTGCAAACATCCAAGCCTTCTTTGTTGATGGCTTTTTTCTCTTGCATCGCTTGGCTCTATGTCGCTGGCCG GTTGTGGCAAGATGCGGAAAACAGAACATTACTTGCTAATCTTCTTAAGAAGAACATGGAACAG AGACCAAAGGTTCTTACTGTTGAAGATAAGCTGATGGTCCTAGGATGCAA GGATCTAGAGAAGAGGATTGTAGAAGCAGAGATGGACTTGACGTTAGCTAAGAATCAAGGATACCTCAAGAACCAGTTGCGACAAAGTGAGtctttttcagaaaaaaagCTTCTTGCAGTTATTGGCGTTTATACTGGATTTGGTAGTTACTTGAAGCGACAAACATCTAGAGGATCTTGGATGCCTAGAG GTGATGCGTTAAAAAAACTGGAGGAAAGAGGAGTAGTGGTACGATTTGTAATTGGTCGGAG TGCTAATCGAGGTGATAGCTTGGATCGCCATATTGATGAGGAAAATCATAGGACAAAGGATTTCTTTATTCTT GAGGGTCATGAGGAGGCTCAAGAGGAGCTCCCTAAGAAAGTAAAATTCTTCTTCAGTACCGCAGTTCAAAATTGGGATGCTGAGTTTTATGTAAAAGTTAATGATAATATTGATATTGATCTAG AGGGATTGATTGGACTTCTCGAACACCGACGTGGACAAGACAGTGCTTATGTTGGATGCATGAAGTCAGGAGAAGTGGTTTCTGAAGA GGGAAAGGATTGGCATGAACCTGATTGGTGGAAATTTGGGGATGAGAAATC GTACTTCCAACATGCCTCTGGTTCCCTTTTTATTCTCTCCAAAAATCTTGCTCAGTATATCAATGTAAACAG TGCATCTTTGAAGACTTATGCATATGATGATACATCTGTGGGATCTTGGATGATGGGTGTTAAGGCAACTTATATAGACGATAATCGTCTTTGCTGTGGTAGCATCAGACAAG ATAAGGTGTGTTCTTTGGCTTGA
- the LOC105774631 gene encoding ER membrane protein complex subunit 7 homolog, whose product MAAVTPLLLLLLLSSAPSFSSGSRNAYNINGRVKIPQGLGTKGYALPGRMSNVKVLLNGGQNITFLRPDGYFSFHNIPAGTHLIEVSAIGYFFSPVRVDVSARNPGKVQAALTENRKGLSELVLEPLREEQYYEIREPFSIMSLLKSPMGLMVGFMLAVAFLMPKLVENMDPEEMRRAQEEMRSQGVPSLSSLLPGGARN is encoded by the exons ATGGCAGCCGTCACACCACTGCTTTTGCTCCTACTTCTCTCCAGCGCACCATCGTTTTCATCAGG GTCTCGAAATGCGTACAACATCAATGGTAGAGTGAAGATTCCCCAAG GTCTAGGCACAAAAGGGTATGCTTTGCCCGGAAGAATGTCCAACGTCAAAGTTTTACTCAATGGTGGCCAAAACATTACTTTTCTGAGACCTGATGGATACTTTTCATT TCACAACATACCAGCAGGGACTCATTTGATTGAAGTGTCTGCAATCGGCTATTTCTTTTCTCCG GTTAGAGTTGATGTTAGTGCTAGAAACCCAGGCAAGGTGCAGGCAGCATTGACAGAAAACAGGAAGGGTCTCAGTGAATTGGTTTTAGAGCCGTTGAGAGAGGAACAATATTATGAG ATTAGGGAACCTTTCTCCATAATGTCTCTTCTCAAAAGCCCAATGGGTCTCATGGTGGGGTTTATGCTGGCTGTTGCATTCTTAATGCCCAAATTAGTTGAAAACATGG ATCCGGAGGAAATGAGGCGAGCTCAAGAGGAAATGAGAAGCCAAGGGGTTCCTTCTTTATCAAGTTTGCTACCAGGAGGTGCGAGGAATTAA